The Candidatus Bathyarchaeia archaeon genome contains a region encoding:
- a CDS encoding cobalamin B12-binding domain-containing protein, with amino-acid sequence MQSEGTSQRKIRVLIAKPGLDSHDRGAKIVARALRDAGMEVIYTGLRQTPEQIVETALQEDVDVIGLSILSGAHMALFPRIMELLKEKGLTDVLVFAGGIIPEEDIPELKKIGIKEVFGPGTPTDRIVKYVLENAPKRR; translated from the coding sequence ATGCAAAGCGAAGGCACAAGCCAAAGAAAAATCAGGGTTTTGATAGCCAAGCCGGGGCTGGACAGCCATGATAGGGGAGCCAAAATAGTGGCGAGGGCTCTTCGCGACGCTGGAATGGAGGTAATCTACACGGGGCTTAGGCAGACTCCCGAACAAATAGTTGAAACAGCCTTGCAGGAGGATGTGGACGTCATAGGCTTAAGCATCCTTTCAGGCGCCCACATGGCGCTTTTCCCAAGAATCATGGAGCTCCTCAAGGAGAAAGGTTTAACAGATGTGCTTGTGTTTGCGGGCGGCATAATTCCAGAGGAGGACATTCCAGAACTGAAAAAGATTGGGATAAAAGAGGTTTTCGGGCCGGGAACTCCCACGGACAGGATTGTGAAGTACGTGTTGGAAAACGCTCCTAAAAGACGCTAA
- a CDS encoding Lrp/AsnC ligand binding domain-containing protein, with amino-acid sequence MEAYILINAEPGMIWEVAEAALKISGVKMAHAVTGQFDVVVYAEFARVEELGRMIEQLQQIKGVRRTQTLIAVPPPVRK; translated from the coding sequence TTGGAAGCCTATATTTTGATTAATGCTGAACCAGGCATGATTTGGGAAGTAGCTGAGGCAGCCTTGAAGATTAGTGGAGTCAAGATGGCGCATGCGGTCACGGGGCAGTTTGACGTTGTCGTTTATGCTGAGTTTGCAAGGGTTGAAGAGCTTGGAAGGATGATAGAGCAGCTTCAGCAGATTAAGGGTGTGCGTAGAACCCAAACCTTGATCGCCGTTCCACCACCCGTCAGAAAATAA
- the cobO gene encoding cob(I)yrinic acid a,c-diamide adenosyltransferase yields MPKLEKGLVQVYTGNGKGKTSAAFGLALRAIGRGLKVYIVQFIKGGFDYGELYIVDKLPNLTLKAFGRGQFVTHKPPDEVDVALAEEAFNLAKKVVESGEYDMVILDEINVALSLKLISLEKVLELIKNKPEHVELVLTGRYAPSEIIEAADLVTEMREIKHPYRKGYPARMGIDY; encoded by the coding sequence ATGCCTAAGCTTGAAAAGGGACTCGTGCAGGTTTACACCGGAAACGGGAAGGGAAAAACTTCAGCCGCCTTCGGGCTTGCCCTAAGAGCCATAGGGAGGGGCCTAAAGGTCTACATAGTTCAGTTTATCAAGGGAGGCTTCGACTACGGCGAACTCTACATTGTGGATAAGCTTCCAAACCTCACTTTAAAGGCCTTTGGAAGGGGCCAATTCGTGACCCATAAGCCGCCGGACGAAGTGGATGTAGCCCTAGCCGAGGAAGCTTTCAATCTGGCCAAGAAGGTTGTGGAGAGCGGTGAATATGACATGGTTATATTGGACGAGATTAACGTGGCTCTAAGCCTCAAACTAATAAGCCTAGAGAAAGTTTTGGAACTCATCAAGAATAAGCCGGAGCACGTGGAACTTGTCTTGACTGGACGCTATGCACCCAGCGAGATAATAGAGGCAGCTGACCTCGTCACAGAAATGAGGGAGATTAAACACCCATATAGAAAAGGATACCCGGCCAGAATGGGAATAGACTATTGA
- a CDS encoding zinc ribbon domain-containing protein, translating to MDRPVITGEAFSAGLGFALGLAMAGCMLQAFGFSRLLVREVIVCLKCGGKNSIKNRFCWHCGEALYPPPSIKCPKCCLPMPRDMKFCWRCGSPLKEGGIIKGEG from the coding sequence TTGGACAGACCTGTGATTACCGGTGAGGCTTTCTCGGCTGGTTTGGGTTTCGCCTTAGGCTTGGCTATGGCGGGGTGCATGCTTCAGGCTTTTGGATTTTCCCGGCTACTGGTTAGAGAGGTTATTGTCTGCCTAAAATGTGGAGGCAAAAACAGCATTAAGAACAGGTTTTGCTGGCACTGTGGCGAGGCGTTGTATCCTCCACCATCTATAAAGTGTCCAAAATGCTGTTTGCCCATGCCTCGGGACATGAAGTTTTGTTGGAGATGCGGCTCTCCCCTCAAGGAAGGTGGGATAATAAAAGGGGAAGGTTAA
- a CDS encoding aminotransferase class I/II-fold pyridoxal phosphate-dependent enzyme, whose amino-acid sequence MDTENLGFSTKAVRGGEKPDALGAVSAPIYETSVFAFMSTKRLIDVISERAEGYIYTRFDNPTVRAVEEKMAVLEDAEDAAAFSSGMAAITTTILTLTSKGDHIIASMDLYGGTLTFFQEVLPRFGVEVSLVDASNLGEVEKALQSNTRVIYVETPTNPTLKIVDLRGLAAIARKRRITTVVDSTLASPYNLQPLNFGTDIVVHSATKYLGGHNDLTAGIVCGSKEFIQKLKRTRKILGGTLDPIAAWLLLRGLKTLAVRMEKHNQNGMQVAQFLAEHPKIAKVYYPGLPSHPQHELARKQMRGYGGVVSFEIKGDFEKTMRFIENLKLCLLAASLGGTETLATQPATSSHYFITPEQRQKLGITDQLVRLALGIEDAEDIIADLKQALEKI is encoded by the coding sequence GTGGATACGGAAAACTTAGGCTTCTCAACAAAAGCGGTGCGCGGCGGGGAAAAACCAGACGCGCTGGGAGCCGTCTCCGCACCCATCTATGAAACCTCGGTTTTCGCCTTCATGAGCACTAAGAGGCTTATTGACGTTATAAGTGAAAGGGCAGAGGGCTACATATACACAAGGTTTGACAATCCCACCGTCAGAGCCGTTGAAGAGAAGATGGCGGTTCTGGAAGACGCCGAAGACGCGGCAGCCTTCTCCTCGGGCATGGCGGCCATAACAACCACGATTCTGACATTAACTTCAAAAGGCGACCATATAATAGCCTCCATGGACCTTTACGGTGGAACCCTAACCTTCTTCCAAGAGGTACTCCCAAGATTCGGTGTTGAAGTAAGCCTTGTGGACGCATCAAACCTAGGCGAAGTGGAGAAAGCCCTACAGAGCAACACAAGGGTCATTTACGTTGAAACTCCCACAAATCCAACGTTAAAGATAGTTGATTTGCGCGGGCTAGCTGCCATAGCCAGAAAAAGGAGAATCACCACCGTGGTTGATAGCACTCTTGCCTCGCCCTACAACTTACAACCGCTAAATTTTGGCACAGACATCGTTGTCCACAGCGCCACCAAATACCTAGGCGGACACAACGATTTAACCGCCGGAATAGTCTGCGGCTCAAAAGAGTTCATTCAAAAACTGAAGAGAACTAGAAAAATATTGGGCGGAACCCTTGACCCAATCGCTGCATGGCTATTGCTACGCGGCCTAAAAACCCTAGCCGTTAGAATGGAAAAGCACAACCAAAACGGCATGCAAGTAGCCCAATTCCTAGCGGAGCATCCAAAAATCGCCAAAGTCTATTATCCCGGCTTACCAAGCCACCCCCAACATGAACTCGCCAGAAAGCAAATGCGCGGCTACGGCGGAGTGGTGAGCTTCGAAATAAAAGGCGACTTTGAAAAAACCATGCGGTTTATTGAAAACCTTAAACTTTGCCTTTTAGCCGCCAGCCTCGGCGGGACGGAAACCTTGGCTACACAACCAGCCACATCATCCCACTACTTCATAACGCCGGAGCAGCGCCAAAAACTAGGCATAACCGACCAGCTTGTACGCTTGGCTCTCGGCATAGAAGACGCGGAAGACATAATCGCCGACCTAAAACAAGCCCTCGAAAAAATCTAG
- a CDS encoding 50S ribosomal protein L30e — translation MIDIDKAIATAVKTGKVYFGANTAIQSAKTGKAKMIIVASNCPKEIRSDLEYYCKLSGIPLIVYKGTSTDLAMVCGKPFVVSALTIREPGDSDILRLMETETEAESSGGGE, via the coding sequence ATGATAGACATAGACAAGGCCATAGCCACGGCTGTTAAAACGGGCAAAGTCTATTTCGGCGCAAACACAGCCATCCAAAGCGCAAAAACTGGAAAGGCAAAAATGATTATAGTTGCTTCCAACTGTCCAAAGGAAATCCGCAGCGACCTCGAATACTACTGCAAGCTCTCCGGCATCCCCCTAATCGTCTACAAGGGCACATCAACGGATCTAGCCATGGTTTGTGGAAAACCTTTTGTGGTTTCAGCGTTAACTATAAGAGAGCCCGGTGACTCAGACATTCTTAGATTGATGGAAACCGAAACAGAAGCGGAATCCAGCGGAGGGGGCGAATGA
- a CDS encoding VTT domain-containing protein — protein MSGNSQKQSILEIPWVKSSLKLGLAFLIIGIVLILVFKVFNLGETQLFLNAKNLVREYGFAGVFLATILAGTVVPLGSPALVVAAASFGLNPALLALIATIGFTIGMTVNYFLACRLGRPYLEKKMGAEELEAATAIWNRWGWAIYVLFGLIPVLPVEFLALICGLLKTRIRTFLILSFTPRLVVFMLLAFFGEALGSWLGII, from the coding sequence TTGAGCGGCAACAGCCAAAAGCAAAGCATTCTGGAAATACCTTGGGTTAAATCCTCCTTAAAGTTGGGGCTAGCCTTCCTCATAATTGGCATAGTCTTAATCCTCGTTTTCAAGGTTTTCAATCTTGGAGAGACCCAGCTGTTTTTGAATGCGAAAAACCTTGTTAGGGAGTATGGCTTCGCCGGAGTTTTCCTTGCAACAATTTTGGCTGGAACCGTTGTGCCCCTTGGAAGCCCAGCCCTCGTGGTAGCAGCCGCCTCTTTTGGACTTAATCCCGCGTTGCTTGCATTAATTGCCACCATAGGATTTACAATAGGCATGACTGTAAACTATTTTTTGGCTTGCCGCCTTGGAAGACCCTACCTAGAGAAGAAAATGGGGGCTGAGGAGCTTGAAGCGGCAACGGCTATCTGGAATAGATGGGGCTGGGCGATTTACGTCTTGTTTGGACTCATCCCAGTGCTGCCCGTGGAGTTTCTCGCCCTAATATGCGGGCTTTTGAAGACGCGGATCCGAACCTTTCTGATTTTAAGTTTTACACCTAGGCTTGTGGTTTTTATGCTTTTAGCATTTTTCGGCGAAGCCTTGGGAAGCTGGCTTGGAATAATCTAA
- a CDS encoding methylmalonyl-CoA mutase family protein, producing the protein MFDKQKIEEIARERERWEKSTLPNWIMQCPERQKEFKNHSGMTIKGLYTPEDIKDLDYMRDLGFPGEYPFTRGLHATMYRGRLWTMRMFAGYGTAEDTNRRFKYLLSEGETGLSTAFDYPTIMGYDSDHPMARGEVGVCGVAVSSLQDMEILFDGIPLDKVTTSMTINGPAIVLLAMYIAVGDKQGVPREKLGGTTQNDNLKEFFAQKLCIFPPKPSLKLSVDIIEFCARHLPKWNPISISGYHIREAGATAVQELAFTLCDAIAYVEETLKRGLKVDDFAPRLSFFFASHNDFFEEIAKFRAARRLWARIMKERFHAKNPRSMWMRMHVQTSGCTLTAQQPLNNIVRTTIQALAAVLGGTQSLHTNSFDEALCLPTEESVRVALRTQQIIAYESGVANTVDPLAGSYYVEALTNEMEEKVMEYIEKVDDMGGAIAAIEKGFFQREIAEAAYRYQREIEEKKRIVVGVNEYTVEGEKCPVKLLRVDPSVEKKQIERLQKLRRERDNRKVREVLEKLHYAAAKDENLMPTIIEAVKAYATLGEIMDVLRKVYGEYKELIII; encoded by the coding sequence ATGTTTGACAAACAGAAAATTGAGGAAATAGCGAGGGAAAGGGAACGCTGGGAAAAATCCACGCTGCCAAACTGGATCATGCAGTGCCCCGAACGCCAGAAAGAGTTCAAGAATCATTCAGGCATGACGATTAAGGGATTGTACACGCCCGAAGACATTAAGGACTTGGACTACATGCGGGATCTTGGATTTCCAGGCGAATACCCGTTCACACGGGGTTTACACGCCACCATGTACCGCGGGAGACTGTGGACGATGCGCATGTTCGCGGGGTACGGCACCGCTGAAGATACCAATAGACGGTTCAAATATTTGTTGAGTGAGGGTGAAACCGGATTAAGTACGGCTTTCGACTACCCAACAATCATGGGCTATGATTCTGACCATCCCATGGCTCGGGGCGAAGTCGGTGTCTGCGGTGTAGCCGTGTCCTCGCTGCAGGACATGGAAATCCTCTTTGACGGCATACCCTTGGATAAGGTTACGACTTCCATGACGATTAATGGTCCGGCAATTGTTTTGCTAGCCATGTATATTGCCGTGGGCGACAAGCAAGGCGTCCCTAGGGAAAAGCTTGGCGGCACAACCCAGAATGACAATTTGAAGGAGTTTTTCGCTCAAAAGCTCTGCATCTTCCCGCCTAAGCCATCCCTGAAGCTTTCGGTGGACATAATTGAGTTTTGTGCTAGACACTTGCCCAAATGGAATCCCATCAGCATAAGCGGCTATCACATCCGCGAGGCAGGCGCCACCGCCGTCCAAGAGTTGGCGTTCACCCTCTGCGACGCCATAGCCTATGTGGAGGAGACTCTTAAACGGGGTTTAAAGGTGGACGATTTTGCACCACGCCTGTCATTCTTTTTCGCCTCCCACAACGACTTCTTCGAGGAAATAGCCAAATTTAGAGCGGCTAGACGCTTATGGGCTAGGATAATGAAGGAGCGGTTCCACGCCAAGAACCCGCGCTCCATGTGGATGCGTATGCACGTGCAGACTTCAGGCTGCACCTTGACGGCGCAGCAACCCCTAAACAACATTGTCCGCACAACCATTCAGGCTTTAGCCGCTGTGCTAGGTGGAACTCAATCCCTGCACACGAACTCTTTCGATGAGGCTTTATGCTTGCCGACAGAGGAATCTGTGCGTGTGGCGCTTAGAACCCAGCAGATAATCGCCTATGAAAGCGGCGTGGCAAATACCGTTGATCCTTTGGCGGGCTCCTACTACGTGGAGGCTTTGACAAACGAGATGGAGGAAAAAGTCATGGAATACATTGAAAAAGTGGATGACATGGGCGGAGCCATAGCCGCCATAGAAAAGGGTTTCTTCCAGAGGGAAATAGCCGAAGCCGCCTATCGATATCAGAGGGAGATAGAAGAGAAAAAACGCATAGTGGTCGGCGTAAACGAGTATACCGTTGAAGGCGAGAAGTGTCCAGTGAAGCTTTTGAGGGTTGACCCAAGCGTTGAGAAAAAGCAGATTGAGCGACTGCAGAAGCTCCGAAGGGAGAGAGACAATAGAAAAGTTAGGGAAGTTCTTGAAAAGCTGCATTATGCAGCAGCTAAGGATGAAAACCTCATGCCAACAATCATCGAGGCGGTTAAGGCTTACGCCACCCTTGGCGAAATAATGGATGTGCTGCGAAAAGTTTACGGAGAATACAAAGAGCTAATAATAATCTAG
- the meaB gene encoding methylmalonyl Co-A mutase-associated GTPase MeaB: protein MQVDEIAKGVLAGDKRSIAKAISMVENSPQEAQRLIATIYPHTGKAHVIGLTGPGGAGKSTLIEKMVREYRRRGKTVGVIAVDPTSPFTGGAFLGDRIRMQELSTDEGVFIRSMATRNNPGGIAKATKDAVKILDAAGKDIIIVETVGAGQSEVDIVKVAQTVVVVHAPGLGDEIQAIKAGLMEIADIFVVNKADRENANKTVMDLQAVLQLDDREKAWNPPIVKTVAITGEGVPQLLDKIEEHKQFLQKELWRKKSREKAQIELIEAIRDKVTSSIIEKLKREKRFEIILQKIVDRELDPATAAEKLLNQEELE, encoded by the coding sequence TTGCAGGTTGACGAAATAGCGAAAGGCGTGCTTGCCGGAGACAAGAGAAGCATAGCTAAAGCCATATCCATGGTGGAGAACAGCCCGCAAGAGGCGCAAAGGCTCATCGCCACCATATATCCCCACACCGGAAAAGCCCATGTAATAGGTTTGACGGGGCCAGGTGGTGCCGGGAAAAGCACTCTAATAGAGAAGATGGTTCGCGAGTATAGGCGGAGAGGCAAAACTGTAGGGGTTATAGCCGTAGATCCCACAAGCCCCTTCACTGGCGGAGCGTTTCTTGGCGACAGGATCCGCATGCAAGAACTAAGCACGGACGAAGGCGTTTTTATACGGAGCATGGCAACCCGCAATAATCCGGGAGGCATAGCTAAAGCCACAAAGGACGCCGTGAAAATTTTGGATGCAGCTGGAAAAGACATCATAATAGTGGAGACCGTTGGGGCGGGACAATCCGAAGTGGACATCGTTAAAGTCGCCCAAACAGTGGTTGTGGTGCACGCACCGGGCCTCGGCGATGAAATACAAGCCATTAAAGCCGGGTTAATGGAGATAGCCGACATATTCGTCGTGAACAAGGCGGACAGAGAAAACGCCAACAAAACGGTCATGGACCTCCAAGCGGTGCTCCAGCTGGACGACCGGGAAAAAGCATGGAACCCGCCTATAGTGAAGACCGTTGCCATTACAGGTGAGGGTGTCCCCCAACTCCTAGACAAAATAGAGGAGCACAAGCAGTTTCTCCAGAAAGAGTTATGGCGGAAGAAAAGCCGGGAGAAAGCCCAAATCGAACTGATAGAGGCAATAAGGGACAAGGTGACAAGCTCAATAATTGAAAAGTTGAAAAGGGAAAAACGATTCGAAATAATCCTCCAAAAAATCGTTGACAGAGAATTAGACCCTGCCACCGCAGCGGAAAAGCTTCTAAACCAAGAAGAATTGGAGTAG
- a CDS encoding AAA family ATPase produces the protein MLISEVILENFMSYEYARVPFKPGVNVVCGPNGAGKSSLLLAISVALGQSYTERSRKLSDLIRWGKDQARVTLILDNSRRGGKRPVPKFNKDQIFLTRVLRRDGKYWFELENRAASKQDVERLLAKLGVDPDNMLIIMHQNMVEQFTILSPQEKLRMVEAAVGLEAYRENVLEAQRKLTCILSQEESINKLLESAEQTLNYWREQYERFQEKKQLMAKRRFLERELAWAEVNRREAIVEELEAKREKELALLRQIETEAKTAEEQLQIQQNQIEKLKSEWKKNLESVISLEREKAGSQAALSLCEQLVAEAALIENEAISGKPLKLLRTESLKELMENSRLKVSKLDEELNRKLLETQILEEQIEKARSQIIDTRVKLALLNYRMENAKANIEELKAALKDARFQLNNAIKRAEETGPRIAVIKSAGEILNEIRITDGHLAALASVSEDVERMYESYSQLYLELKEKARLVAENREKALEEVKTRMQAWRTVIQSLLDRVNLEYQRILAQVQAVGEVRLVNEHDIEAAGLEILVGFKGGKPVPLNAYTQSGGERTTATMSFLLALQQHVRSPFRAVDEFDVHMDPKNRELIAQMLISTVKSSDAQYVIITPSQITFAEDAIHVITVQNVEGKSIVKEVA, from the coding sequence GTGCTCATCAGCGAGGTGATCCTCGAAAATTTCATGAGCTACGAATATGCTAGAGTACCCTTTAAACCCGGCGTAAACGTTGTCTGTGGCCCCAATGGCGCTGGAAAGTCCTCGCTTTTACTGGCTATTTCTGTGGCTCTGGGCCAATCCTACACGGAGCGCTCTAGAAAGCTTAGCGACTTGATCCGTTGGGGTAAGGATCAGGCACGTGTGACGCTTATACTGGATAATTCTAGGCGGGGCGGTAAACGTCCAGTTCCAAAGTTTAACAAGGACCAGATTTTTCTGACTCGGGTTTTGAGGCGGGATGGCAAGTATTGGTTTGAGCTTGAAAACCGGGCGGCTTCAAAGCAGGATGTAGAGAGGCTTCTGGCTAAGCTTGGCGTTGACCCCGACAACATGTTGATTATCATGCACCAGAACATGGTGGAGCAGTTCACGATTCTTTCGCCTCAGGAAAAGCTCCGCATGGTGGAGGCAGCGGTTGGGCTTGAGGCTTACCGTGAAAACGTGCTTGAAGCCCAGAGGAAGCTTACCTGTATACTGAGCCAAGAAGAGTCTATAAACAAGCTTTTGGAGTCGGCGGAGCAAACGCTCAACTACTGGCGGGAGCAATACGAGAGATTCCAAGAAAAGAAGCAGCTGATGGCGAAAAGACGCTTTCTAGAGCGGGAGCTTGCATGGGCTGAAGTGAACCGCCGTGAAGCCATCGTAGAAGAGTTGGAAGCCAAACGTGAAAAAGAGTTGGCGTTGTTAAGACAAATCGAGACAGAAGCCAAAACAGCTGAGGAGCAACTTCAAATTCAGCAAAACCAGATTGAAAAGTTGAAAAGTGAATGGAAGAAAAATCTGGAAAGCGTGATAAGCCTAGAACGGGAGAAGGCCGGAAGCCAAGCTGCACTCTCGCTTTGTGAACAGCTTGTGGCTGAAGCAGCCCTCATAGAGAACGAGGCTATCAGCGGTAAACCCTTGAAACTTTTGAGAACTGAAAGCCTAAAAGAGCTTATGGAAAATTCGAGGCTAAAAGTTTCCAAGCTGGACGAGGAATTGAACAGGAAATTATTGGAAACCCAGATTCTTGAAGAGCAAATAGAGAAGGCTAGAAGTCAAATCATAGATACACGGGTTAAACTTGCACTGCTAAATTACAGAATGGAAAACGCAAAGGCGAACATTGAAGAGTTGAAGGCGGCACTTAAAGATGCAAGGTTTCAGCTTAACAATGCCATTAAGAGGGCTGAGGAAACAGGTCCAAGGATAGCCGTCATAAAAAGCGCCGGCGAAATCCTAAATGAAATCCGCATAACTGATGGGCACTTAGCCGCTTTGGCGAGTGTCTCGGAGGATGTCGAGCGCATGTATGAGTCATACTCGCAGCTTTACCTTGAGCTTAAGGAAAAGGCGCGGCTTGTGGCTGAAAACCGGGAGAAAGCATTGGAAGAGGTTAAGACGCGAATGCAGGCTTGGCGGACGGTGATCCAGAGCCTTCTAGATCGTGTAAATCTGGAGTATCAGAGGATTTTGGCGCAGGTTCAAGCTGTCGGCGAAGTTAGGCTTGTAAATGAGCATGACATCGAGGCGGCTGGACTTGAGATTCTTGTAGGCTTTAAGGGCGGTAAACCGGTGCCGCTTAACGCTTACACCCAGAGCGGAGGCGAAAGGACAACAGCCACCATGAGTTTCTTGTTGGCTTTGCAGCAACATGTGCGCTCACCTTTCCGCGCTGTTGATGAGTTTGACGTCCACATGGATCCGAAAAACCGCGAGTTGATAGCGCAGATGCTGATTTCAACGGTTAAGAGTTCAGATGCCCAGTATGTGATTATAACTCCAAGCCAAATCACTTTCGCAGAGGATGCCATTCACGTTATCACAGTCCAGAATGTTGAGGGAAAATCCATAGTTAAAGAGGTTGCCTAA
- a CDS encoding NusA-like transcription termination signal-binding factor, whose amino-acid sequence MTSGIKFTTTEMKYIALFESISGASVKDCIVDEEQGRVIFVVKEGDLGAAIGKGGRNIKLLERMTGKKHEVIEYSDDPVQFIKNALKPATVQEVRITERPDGKTIAVVTVHPRDKGVAIGKNGRNAERLRMLVKRYFQIQNVSIV is encoded by the coding sequence ATGACAAGCGGCATAAAATTCACAACAACAGAGATGAAGTATATAGCCCTCTTCGAAAGCATAAGCGGCGCCAGCGTCAAAGACTGCATAGTCGATGAAGAACAAGGCCGCGTAATTTTCGTGGTTAAGGAAGGCGACCTAGGAGCAGCCATAGGAAAAGGCGGAAGAAACATAAAACTCCTAGAACGTATGACTGGCAAGAAACACGAGGTAATCGAATACTCAGACGACCCTGTTCAATTCATCAAAAATGCCCTAAAACCAGCCACAGTACAAGAAGTCAGAATAACAGAGAGGCCGGACGGAAAAACAATCGCCGTGGTGACGGTTCATCCACGAGACAAGGGCGTCGCCATAGGCAAAAACGGCAGAAACGCCGAGCGCCTCCGCATGCTGGTGAAACGCTACTTCCAAATACAAAACGTCAGCATAGTCTAA
- a CDS encoding AAA family ATPase, protein MTGSLKGLWLIVLSGYPGSGKTVLAKRLVADYPHLARIGVDELREMFFNEAYPCRDEYLVYSMIAEMRDALLKKGYSVVIDSTAPDNVTREFLLTSKVSPVNSLLVIFNVDREILIERSLERFGTSSPINAYDRRWENPKGWMAIFKFKSNTPEEFEAYYARLRELLESEIHPFKPEFQPKLLTLKEIRAALRDFLKKRQKQDGSP, encoded by the coding sequence GTGACGGGCAGCCTCAAAGGTTTATGGCTTATTGTCTTAAGCGGTTATCCCGGCTCCGGCAAAACCGTACTAGCAAAAAGGCTTGTCGCCGATTACCCTCACTTGGCTCGAATCGGAGTCGACGAGTTGAGGGAAATGTTCTTTAATGAGGCCTATCCCTGCCGCGATGAATATCTGGTTTATTCCATGATCGCTGAGATGCGGGATGCCCTTCTGAAAAAGGGCTATAGCGTCGTAATAGACTCAACAGCTCCGGACAATGTGACTCGGGAGTTCCTCTTAACGTCAAAGGTTTCACCCGTCAATAGCTTGCTTGTGATATTCAATGTTGATAGGGAAATTTTGATTGAGAGAAGCCTCGAACGCTTTGGCACCTCAAGTCCCATAAATGCCTATGATAGACGCTGGGAAAACCCGAAGGGCTGGATGGCCATTTTCAAGTTCAAAAGCAACACGCCGGAGGAGTTTGAAGCCTACTATGCCCGGCTAAGGGAGCTTCTTGAAAGCGAAATCCACCCCTTCAAGCCAGAGTTCCAGCCGAAGCTTCTAACATTAAAGGAGATAAGGGCTGCCCTCAGGGATTTTCTAAAGAAGCGCCAAAAACAGGACGGTTCGCCTTAA
- a CDS encoding SPFH domain-containing protein has translation MPIIERVAWDNAGPEDIAYRFPKLTLKYGSQVIVKENQWAVFFRDGKAYDVLGPGRHTITSSNIPLLTGALKALGIIGDIFDCEVVFVSNSQFRANFGGKAYSAPSGDIKYQAEIGFYGYMLYKVEDPKLFVVEFFGNRGASTSRDVENYIRGFINERIISEFGRHDIFEIVKNADATTDKVALKISDEAARIGLKVIDCVFEGINIPEEARRFASGLGTQAMMMQYMKETAGELKGAEGGGAAAAGLGAGVGLTMPFLMAQQLQQAQAPQQLIVCPNCGAKNPAGMKFCGQCGSSLLPPAKVKCPNCGAENPAGMKFCGNCGSPLTQTGVETTCPKCGAKNPPGMKFCGNCGTKLG, from the coding sequence ATGCCAATAATTGAGCGTGTTGCATGGGATAATGCTGGGCCAGAGGACATTGCATATCGTTTTCCAAAACTCACGCTTAAGTATGGAAGCCAAGTTATTGTGAAGGAAAATCAGTGGGCAGTCTTCTTCCGAGACGGAAAAGCCTACGACGTCCTTGGGCCTGGAAGGCATACCATAACCAGCAGCAATATTCCGCTTTTAACCGGCGCCTTGAAGGCTTTGGGGATCATAGGCGACATCTTTGACTGTGAAGTTGTTTTTGTAAGCAACAGTCAGTTCCGGGCGAACTTTGGCGGAAAAGCCTACTCGGCGCCAAGCGGCGACATAAAATATCAGGCGGAGATAGGCTTTTATGGTTATATGCTTTACAAGGTTGAGGATCCGAAGCTTTTCGTTGTAGAGTTTTTTGGCAACAGGGGTGCAAGCACTTCACGGGACGTGGAAAACTACATTAGAGGCTTCATTAACGAGCGAATTATAAGCGAATTTGGACGCCACGACATTTTCGAGATTGTTAAAAATGCGGACGCCACCACTGACAAAGTAGCCCTAAAAATCAGCGACGAAGCCGCAAGAATAGGCTTAAAAGTGATCGACTGCGTCTTCGAAGGCATAAACATACCTGAGGAGGCTAGACGCTTTGCTTCGGGACTAGGCACCCAAGCCATGATGATGCAATACATGAAGGAAACCGCAGGCGAACTAAAGGGGGCTGAGGGTGGAGGCGCCGCAGCCGCAGGCTTAGGCGCAGGTGTGGGCTTAACAATGCCCTTCTTGATGGCACAGCAGCTGCAGCAAGCCCAAGCCCCCCAACAACTAATTGTCTGCCCGAACTGTGGAGCTAAAAATCCGGCTGGCATGAAATTCTGTGGTCAATGCGGTTCAAGTCTATTGCCGCCGGCGAAGGTTAAATGTCCAAACTGTGGAGCTGAAAATCCGGCTGGCATGAAGTTCTGCGGAAACTGCGGCTCGCCACTAACCCAAACTGGCGTAGAAACCACTTGCCCCAAATGCGGTGCAAAGAATCCACCCGGCATGAAGTTCTGCGGAAACTGTGGAACAAAACTGGGCTAA